The proteins below are encoded in one region of Helianthus annuus cultivar XRQ/B chromosome 2, HanXRQr2.0-SUNRISE, whole genome shotgun sequence:
- the LOC110893678 gene encoding uncharacterized protein LOC110893678: MSSPIHPAVIVTNIKALIPITLDIENGHYTAWSELFKIHCMSYDVYDHLQQKKTNETSSSSDKDQAKDKTTSSPSWERLDSIVLQWIYRTISTDLLHTILKPNTNAYAAWMALANIFQDNKATRTIDLNNKFANTRLEQFPSMMAHCQVLKVIYDQLTNVGSPITEEQLVLQVLMGLTDPYESTATIIQQTSPLPDFYETRSRLCMAETRKANQVRNTA, encoded by the coding sequence ATGTCATCTCCTATTCATCCCGCTGTTATCGTCACAAACATCAAAGCACTAATCCCTATTACTCTCGACATCGAGAACGGCCATTATACAGCTTGGTCGGAGTTATTTAAAATTCATTGCATGTCGTATGATGTATATGATCATCTTCAGCAGAAGAAAACCAATGAGACATCCTCCTCATCCGATAAAGACCAAGCTAAAGATAAGACTACTTCTTCTCCATCGTGGGAACGTCTCGATTCCATTGTATTACAATGGATTTACAGGACGATTTCCACTGATCTCCTACACACTATTCTGAAGCCCAACACCAACGCATACGCTGCTTGGATGGCGTTGGCAAATATTTTTCAAGATAATAAGGCCACGCGTACCATCGACCTTAATAACAAGTTTGCCAACACACGTCTTGAACAATTTCCTTCCATGATGGCGCACTGTCAGGTGCTCAAGGTAATCTATGATCAACTCACTAACGTTGGTTCTCCCATCACTGAGGAACAATTGGTCTTACAAGTCCTCATGGGGCTTACGGATCCATACGAGAGTACGGCTACTATTATTCAACAAACCAGTCCCTTACCGGACTTCTATGAGACCCGATCAAGGCTATGTATGGCTGAGACACGCAAAGCAAATCAAGTTCGCAACACAGCTTAA
- the LOC110893670 gene encoding uncharacterized mitochondrial protein AtMg00810-like, giving the protein MTLEFNALIKNKTWELVPRQPHMNVLHSLWLFHHKYKSNGTLERYKTRLVCDGSIDCGDTFSSVVKPTTIRTVLSLALSQSLKIHQLDVINAFLDGNLHETFYMYQPMGFRHKHFPDQVFLLKKLLYGLKQAPHAWYQQFTDFVISIGFRQSRYDHSLFVYHHGTDVAYLLIYVDDIILTTSTDYLRDRLMCRLGDEFAMKDLGPLSHFLGVQVTRMGNSMFLSQQQYTNDIIERAGMTSCNPVATPVDCNPKLSATSSPEFDYPTQYRSLAGALQYLTFTRLDISYAVQQVCMYMHSPRLDHWNALKRVIRYLKGTTSFGLTLGSVGDFSLRAYTDADWAGCPNTRRSTSGYYVYLGSTLLSWSSERQAVVSRSST; this is encoded by the coding sequence ATGACCCTCGAGTTTAATGCCCTTATTAAAAATAAGACATGGGAACTTGTCCCTCGACAACCTCACATGAATGTGTTACACAGTTTGTGGTTGTTTCATCATAAATACAAGTCGAATGGTACATTAGAACGGTACAAAACACGTTTGGTTTGTGATGGGAGTATTGATTGTGGCGATACTTTTAGTTCGGTTGTTAAACCGACTACTATACGTACCGTTTtatcacttgctttgtctcaatcATTGAAGATACATCAGTTGGATGTCATAAATGCGTTTCTAGACGGTAATTTACATGAGACGTTTTATATGTATCAGCCGATGGGTTTCCGGCATAAACACTTTCCTGATCAGGTATTTCTTCTCAAGAAGTTACTTTATGGGTTGAAACAGGCGCCACATGCATGGTACCAACAATTTACTGATTTTGTCATCTCTATTGGGTTTCGACAGAGTCGTTATGATCActctttgtttgtttatcatcatGGTACTGATGTGGCCTACTTACTCAtctatgtcgatgacattattcTTACGACATCTACGGACTATCTTCGGGATCGTCTTATGTGTCGATTAGGTGATGAATTTGCCATGAAAGATCTCGGCCCTCTTAGTCATTTTCTTGGAGTTCAAGTTACTCGAATGGGGAATTCTATGTTTCTTTCTCAGCAACAATACACTAATGACATTATTGAACGGGCCGGTATGACTTCTTGTAACCCGGTTGCTACACCCGTTGACTGCAATCCGAAGCTAAGTGCCACATCTAGTCCCGAGTTTGACTATCCAACTCAGTACCGTAGTTTGGCAGGTGCACTTCAATATTTAACCTTTACTAGACTTGACATTAGTTATGCGGTTCAACAAGTGTGTATGTACATGCACTCTCCTCGTCTTGATCACTGGAATGCTCTCAAACGTGTCATTCGTTACTTAAAGGGCACTACCTCCTTTGGGCTTACTTTGGGCTCCGTTGGTGATTTCTCTCTTCGTGCATACACGGATGCGGACTGGGCCGGGTGTCCTAACACACGTAGATCTACATCCGGGTACTATGTTTATCTTGGCTCTACTTTATTGTCCTGGTCTTCCGAGCGTCAAGCCGTTGTTTCTCGGTCTAGCACTTAA